DNA sequence from the Synechococcus sp. MU1617 genome:
CCCGCTCAGTGTCTCTGGACACCCGCGTCGGCCGCGATCAGGACACCCAGCTCGGAGATCTGATCGAGGACGGCCATGCCACCCCCGAGCAAACCCTCACCCACGACGAGTTGCATAACGATCTGGAGGATCTCCTCGATGAACTCACCAGTCGGGAGGCCGCTGTCCTGCGCAGGCGCTTCGGCTTGGAAGACGACACTCCCCAGACCCTGGCACAGATCGGAGAAGAGCTGAAACTTTCAAGGGAACGCGTTCGTCAGATCGAAACCCGCGCCCTGCTCAAGCTGCGACAACCCCAACGACGCAGCAAAGTCCGGGATTACATCCAGAGCCTTGATTCCTGAACCAACCGTCCAACTCTCCCCACCACGCCATGGACATTGACATCGGTCTTTCCCAAGAGCAGCGCGACACCATCGCCGATGGACTCGGGCGACTTTTGGCGGACACCTACGTGCTGTACGGGAAAACCCACGGTTTTCACTGGAATGTCACCGGGCCGATGTTCAACACGCTGCACCTGATGTTCATGGAGCAGTACACCGAGCTTTGGACCGCACTGGATGAAATTGCCGAAAGGATCCGAGCCCTCGGCCTGATGGCCCCCCATGGCGGCAGCACCTTGGCGGGCTTGTCCTCCATCCCGGAAGCCGAGCAACATCCTCCGGCCTTGGACATGGTGCGCGAGCTGGTGGCCGGCCATGAAGCGGTGGCACGAACAGCGCGCAGCGTGTTCGCCCTTGCTGATGCGGCCGATGATCAACCCAGTGCAGACCTCTTGACCCAACGCCTCCAGGTGCATGAAAAAACCGCCTGGATGTTGCGCAGCCTGCTTGAGAACTAACGCATCACGCGCGTGGGCCCTGGAGACCATGACCGACGCCAGCTAATTTGAAGAATCGCCCGGCAGGTCATGGCCAAATTCGTCTTCATCACCGGTGGTGTGGTGTCCAGCATTGGCAAGGGGATCGTGGCGGCAAGCCTCGGCCGGCTGCTGAAGTCGCGGGGCTACAACGTTTCGATCCTCAAGCTGGATCCCTACCTGAATGTGGATCCCGGGACGATGAGCCCGTTCCAGCATGGTGAGGTCTTTGTCACCGAAGACGGCGCCGAAACCGATCTCGACCTGGGCCATTACGAGCGCTTCACCGACACCGCGATGTCACGCCTGAACAGCGTGACCACCGGCTCGATCTACCAATCGGTGATCAACAAGGAACGCCGCGGCGACTACAACGGCGGCACCGTTCAGGTGATTCCCCACATCACCGGCGAAATCCGCGAGCGCATCCACCGCGTTGCATCCAATAGCAATGCCGATGTGGTGATCACCGAAATCGGCGGCACCGTCGGTGACATCGAATCACTGCCCTTCCTTGAAGCCATCCGGGAATTCCGGGAGGACGTGGGTCGCAACGATTTGGCCTACATCCACGTCACCCTGCTGCCCTTCATCGGCACCTCCGGCGAACTCAAAACCAAGCCAACCCAGCACTCAGTCAAGGAACTCCGCTCCATCGGCATTCAGCCGGATGTGCTCATCTGCCGCAGTGATCGCGACATCAGCGACGATCTCAAGCGGAAAATCGGCGGCTTCTGCGGGGTGCCCACCCGCGCCGTCATTCCCTCCTTAGATGCCGACAGCATCTATGCCGTCCCGCTGATCCTCGAACAGGAGGGTCTGTGCCGTGAAGTTCTGGACGTGCTGAACCTGACTGACCATGACAGCGACATGGCGGCATGGGAACAACTGGTCAACAAGCTGCGCAACCCCGGACCGTCGGTGAAGGTTGCCCTGGTGGGCAAGTACGTGCAACTGAACGACGCCTATCTGTCGGTTGTCGAAGCGTTGCAGCATGCCTGCATTGCCCAGGATGCCTCCCTCGACCTGCACTGGGTCTGCGCCGAACAGATTGAAGCCGACGGTGCCGATGCACTCCTGCGCGGGATGGACGCCGTGGTCGTGCCCGGTGGCTTCGGCAACCGTGGCGTCGATGGAAAGATTGCAGCGATTCGCTGGGCCAGGGAACAACGCGTGCCCTTCCTGGGGCTCTGCCTTGGGATGCAAACCGCTGTGATCGAGTGGGCTCGCAACCAGGCCGGCCTTACCGGTGCCACCAGTGCTGAATTGAACGAAAACACGCCGCATCCCGTGATTCACCTGCTGCCGGAACAGCAGGACGTGGTGGACCTCGGCGGCACGATGCGCCTGGGGGTCTACCCCTGCAGGATTGCGCCGGGAACCCTGGCCCAAAGGCTTTACGGGGACGAGGTGGTCTACGAACGCCACCGCCACCGCTACGAATTCAACAATTCCTATCGCAATCTGTTCCTGGAATCCGGATACGTGGTGAGCGGCACGTCCCCGGACGGTCGTCTGGTGGAGTTGATTGAACTGAAAGGGCATCCCTTCTTCACGGCCTGTCAGTACCACCCAGAATTCCTCTCCCGCCCTGGACAACCCCACCCCTTGTTCCGGGGATTGATCGAGGCAGCCCAACAACGCCTTCCCGATTCGCCGGCTCAGGCCCTGCGTCAACAGGGGGATATTGCAATCCCATGAACCGCGTCGATGGCTGACTCCCAGCGTCTCCCGGTGGTGGAAACGTTCCATTCCCTGCAGGGAGAAGGCCACCATGCCGGACGCAGTGCCTTTTTCATTCGCCTCGCCGGCTGCACGGTGGGTTGTTCCTGGTGCGACACGAAGCACTCATGGCCCAGCCAGGGGCACCCTGAGCAGCCCATCGATGCCTTGGCTGACGCTGCCCAGATGGCTGCCAAAGCCGGGGCCAGCTTCGTTGTGATCACCGGTGGAGAGCCGTTGCATCACGATCTGCAGCCCCTCACCCAGGCCCTCGATGCGCGATGTGGCCTCCCCCTCCACCTGGAAACCAGTGGGGTGGATCCACTGAGCGGACGCTTCGACTGGATCACCCTCTCGCCCAAGCGACACCAGCCCCCGCGTCAGGAGCTGCTGGACCGCATGCAGGAACTGAAGGTGGTTGTGCATGCTCCTGAAGATCTGCAGTTCGCTGATGCGATGGCGCAGGCTGGCCAGGTCGAGGCTCTGCAGTATCTCCAACCCGGCTGGGGCAACCCGGAAGGCCAGCAACTCGCGATTGAGCACGTGCGCCATAACCCCGCCTGGCGCCTGAGTCTGCAAGCCCACAAATGGCTGGGGGTGAGGTGATCACCGCCAGAACGCCCAGAAAACGCTCAGTCAGCCCACAGCCTTCACTTGGCAAGCCTCGCGGCACCTGAGCCACAATGAATTCATAGGGTGGTGGGGATCATCCCTTGCCGCTCCTGGAGTTGTTCGTTTAACTCCTCAGCCATGTCCTCCTCCATCCGCCGCAGACGCAACTTCCGCCGCCGTCGCTGGCAGGATGATTTTGGTGCAACCCCTGATCGGTCAGGCCAGCTGAATGTTGGTGGCCGCAGCCAAGGGACTCTGGAAAGGCACGGTGATCGCGATTGGTTTGGCATCAACCTGGACAGCGGAAGCAGTTACCGGGTTGATCTGAAGGGGCAATCGCTGCTGGACCCACACCTGCGGCTGCGGGATAGCCGTGGGCGAACCCTGGCGGAGATCGACGACACCCCCACCAGCCTCGACCCGAGCGTCCAGTTCAAAGTCTTGCAAGGCGGACGCTTTTACCTCGATGTGGGCAGTGCCCAGGGAACTTTTCGGGGGAGTTACACCCTCTCCGCCCAACTCTTAAGACCTGCAGAACCCAGGCCTCAAGCTCAACTCCAGCGCAAATTCAGCCGTGTGGATGGCTATGGCCAGGTGAATGCCAAAGGTGCCTTTGAGGCCCTGCTGAATCGCCCCCTTAACGATCAAGCTTCCCTCGGAGGCGAGCTCTGGAACCTCGACATGATTGGCGCGCCAGAGGCCTGGGCGACCAACAGCAACGGACGCAGCACGACCGGCAAGGGCGTGACCATCGCCGTGGTCGACACCGGCATCGACTACAGCCACAGCGAATTCAAAGGGCGCATTCGGGCTGGCTACGACTTCGTCGATGGCGATTCGATCGCCGAAGACGCCAACGGACATGGAACCCATGTGGCTGGCACAATCGCTGCGTCGAATGACGGCCGCGGCATCACCGGAGTCGCGCACGAGGCAACGATCATGCCCATCCGCGTCCTCGATGAGAACGGAGCGGGGTATCTCTCCGATGCGATTCGAGGCGTTCGCTGGGCCACGAACAATGGCGCCGATGTGATCAACCTCTCCCTCGGCGGAACGGGCTACAGCCAAGCCATGGCCGATGCAATCCGCCATGCCTCCCGCCGCGGCACCGTCGTGGTGATGGCCGCAGGGAACGCGGGAGGCGCCTCACCGGAATACCCGGGTGCCCATGCCATCGAACATGGCATCGCTGTGGGGGCTGTCCAACGGGATGGGCGCATCGCGGGATTCTCCAATCGCGCTGGATCACGCCCCCTTGATTACGTCACCGCACCCGGCGTCGGCATCACATCCACCCTGCCTGGCAATCGCTATGGCCGCTACAGCGGCACCTCGATGGCGACACCCCATGTCGCCGGAGTTGCTGGGTTGCTGAAAAGCCAAAACAGCAGTTTGAGCAGCAGCGCCATCGAGGATTTGATCACAGGGACGACACAGGGAAGAAGCAACACCCAAGGCAACCCAACCGGCACGCCGCGTGCAGGATCGAGATCACTTGGTTCACGGGTGATCACCTTGGAGAACATCGACAGCCTTAGTGCCGATGCCTTTGACGACCCGCTGATCGGAAGCTTGAGCGGCAACAGCAAAGATCGCCAAGCAACCACGCAAATCATGCGCCGCAGAATTCGCCGCGACCAAGGCAAGTTTGCGGCCGTCGACGACTTCACCAGTCTCGACAACCGCGATCATCTTTTCGCCAGCGTGGACTTCAACAACGCACCAGGGTCGGATCAACGGGATCTGCTTCGCACCTTGCTCGCCAACAACCACTTCGATTACTTCGAGATCGACCAAGCGATCCAGCTTGATGTCTTCAGTGCATAAGTAATGCCAAGCGTTGCTCTGCTGGGCACCGGACTGCTCGGTGAATCCATTGGCCAACGCCTCCTCCAGCGAGGCGTTTCGCTTTACGTCTGGAACAGAACCCAGGGACGCTGCAGGGGCTTAATCGAAGCAGGCGCCCAAGCCCTGAACAGCCCATCGGAGGCCGCCCGTTGTTGCGACAGACTGATCACGGTGTTGCGCGACGGCCCCATCACGGCAGCCGTCTTGAAAGACATCGGCCGCCTCGATGGCTCCACCTTGATCACGATGGGAACCGTGGGAGTCACGGAAAGTCAGGCACTGGCCCAACAAGCTGCTCAGCAGGGAGGACGCTATCTGGAAGCCCCGGTGCTCGGCAGCAAACCGCAAGCGCTGAATGGATCACTGCTGGTGATGGCTGGCGGTGAAGCGCAGGTCTTCGAAGCACAACAGCCACTCCTCTCCCATCTCTGCCAAGAGCCCCTGCTCGTAGGCCCCGTTGGCAGTGGAGCTGCCACCAAGCTGGCCCTCAATCAGTTGATCGCCAGCCTCACCCACAGCTTCTCCCTCTCCCTGCAGCTGATTCAGCGGGCCGGCGTTCCTGTGGAGACGTTCATGGCCATCCTGCGGCCGTCAGCGCTCTACGCCCCAACCTTCGATAAGAAGCTGCAACGGATGCTGGATCACACCTACGCCGATCCGAACTTCAGCACCGCCTTGCTGCGCAAAGACCTGCGTCTGTTCCTGGAGGAAGCGGCAACCGCCGGCCTCCAAGACCAAGGGCTCAGCGGTTTGCTGTCCCTGCTTGAGCAAGCCAAGGGCACCGACCTGGATGAACAGGACTACTGCGCCCTACATGAACTCACGGTCCTGAGATGAGTCAACGCACTTCGATCGCGCTGCTCTCCGGCGGGTTGGATTCCGCCACCGCTGCGGCCCTTGCCCTTGAGCAAGGTGACCGCGTCATCGGCCTGTCCTTCGACTACGGCCAGCGCCATCGCCGCGAATTGGACGCCGCCGCTGCCATCGCCCAGCAACTTGGCGTAGCAGAGCATCACTGCATCGCCGTGAATTTGGCCAGCTGGGGGGGCTCAGCCCTCACTGACGCCAGCATCTCAATCCCAACCCATGGCGTTGAGGAGGGCAGCATCCCTCCCACCTACGT
Encoded proteins:
- a CDS encoding Dps family protein, producing the protein MDIDIGLSQEQRDTIADGLGRLLADTYVLYGKTHGFHWNVTGPMFNTLHLMFMEQYTELWTALDEIAERIRALGLMAPHGGSTLAGLSSIPEAEQHPPALDMVRELVAGHEAVARTARSVFALADAADDQPSADLLTQRLQVHEKTAWMLRSLLEN
- a CDS encoding NAD(P)-dependent oxidoreductase, which translates into the protein MPSVALLGTGLLGESIGQRLLQRGVSLYVWNRTQGRCRGLIEAGAQALNSPSEAARCCDRLITVLRDGPITAAVLKDIGRLDGSTLITMGTVGVTESQALAQQAAQQGGRYLEAPVLGSKPQALNGSLLVMAGGEAQVFEAQQPLLSHLCQEPLLVGPVGSGAATKLALNQLIASLTHSFSLSLQLIQRAGVPVETFMAILRPSALYAPTFDKKLQRMLDHTYADPNFSTALLRKDLRLFLEEAATAGLQDQGLSGLLSLLEQAKGTDLDEQDYCALHELTVLR
- a CDS encoding 7-carboxy-7-deazaguanine synthase QueE is translated as MADSQRLPVVETFHSLQGEGHHAGRSAFFIRLAGCTVGCSWCDTKHSWPSQGHPEQPIDALADAAQMAAKAGASFVVITGGEPLHHDLQPLTQALDARCGLPLHLETSGVDPLSGRFDWITLSPKRHQPPRQELLDRMQELKVVVHAPEDLQFADAMAQAGQVEALQYLQPGWGNPEGQQLAIEHVRHNPAWRLSLQAHKWLGVR
- a CDS encoding CTP synthase — protein: MAKFVFITGGVVSSIGKGIVAASLGRLLKSRGYNVSILKLDPYLNVDPGTMSPFQHGEVFVTEDGAETDLDLGHYERFTDTAMSRLNSVTTGSIYQSVINKERRGDYNGGTVQVIPHITGEIRERIHRVASNSNADVVITEIGGTVGDIESLPFLEAIREFREDVGRNDLAYIHVTLLPFIGTSGELKTKPTQHSVKELRSIGIQPDVLICRSDRDISDDLKRKIGGFCGVPTRAVIPSLDADSIYAVPLILEQEGLCREVLDVLNLTDHDSDMAAWEQLVNKLRNPGPSVKVALVGKYVQLNDAYLSVVEALQHACIAQDASLDLHWVCAEQIEADGADALLRGMDAVVVPGGFGNRGVDGKIAAIRWAREQRVPFLGLCLGMQTAVIEWARNQAGLTGATSAELNENTPHPVIHLLPEQQDVVDLGGTMRLGVYPCRIAPGTLAQRLYGDEVVYERHRHRYEFNNSYRNLFLESGYVVSGTSPDGRLVELIELKGHPFFTACQYHPEFLSRPGQPHPLFRGLIEAAQQRLPDSPAQALRQQGDIAIP
- a CDS encoding S8 family peptidase, which encodes MSSSIRRRRNFRRRRWQDDFGATPDRSGQLNVGGRSQGTLERHGDRDWFGINLDSGSSYRVDLKGQSLLDPHLRLRDSRGRTLAEIDDTPTSLDPSVQFKVLQGGRFYLDVGSAQGTFRGSYTLSAQLLRPAEPRPQAQLQRKFSRVDGYGQVNAKGAFEALLNRPLNDQASLGGELWNLDMIGAPEAWATNSNGRSTTGKGVTIAVVDTGIDYSHSEFKGRIRAGYDFVDGDSIAEDANGHGTHVAGTIAASNDGRGITGVAHEATIMPIRVLDENGAGYLSDAIRGVRWATNNGADVINLSLGGTGYSQAMADAIRHASRRGTVVVMAAGNAGGASPEYPGAHAIEHGIAVGAVQRDGRIAGFSNRAGSRPLDYVTAPGVGITSTLPGNRYGRYSGTSMATPHVAGVAGLLKSQNSSLSSSAIEDLITGTTQGRSNTQGNPTGTPRAGSRSLGSRVITLENIDSLSADAFDDPLIGSLSGNSKDRQATTQIMRRRIRRDQGKFAAVDDFTSLDNRDHLFASVDFNNAPGSDQRDLLRTLLANNHFDYFEIDQAIQLDVFSA